From a region of the Gossypium raimondii isolate GPD5lz chromosome 10, ASM2569854v1, whole genome shotgun sequence genome:
- the LOC105778408 gene encoding uncharacterized protein LOC105778408, which produces MGCGESKHAVIENTISRKNSKAGSKRGKSSQVIEETRKVDSEVSSSVQQEGKNDGLDIVGVAAGTTSISRRNSRARSKKGKSSETIEETKKVDGETSSMAKQKEVKNDNRDTDGNNSGTVVDGKKVAESIELKKGDKTMAEETKEKIMEEIKLVEETKDGEAKTMKKENLVERSKTITSTTTTEAKVSTLVEKQEEKPAGVEDLKKK; this is translated from the exons ATGGGGTGTGGTGAATCAAAACACGCTGTCATCGAAAACACCATTAGCCGAAAAAACTCAAAGGCGGGATCCAAGCGAGGGAAAAGCTCCCAAGTCATTGAAGAAACGAGGAAAGTTGATAGCGAAGTGAGCTCATCGGTGCAACAGGAAGGCAAAAACGACGGTTTGGACATCGTTGGAGTCGCTGCTGGAACCACCTCTATCAGTCGGAGGAATTCGAGAGCAAGGTCCAAGAAGGGGAAAAGCTCGGAAACCATTGAAGAAACGAAGAAAGTTGATGGCGAAACAAGCTCAATGGCGAAACAGAAGGAAGTCAAAAATGACAATCGGGACACCGACGGGAATAATTCCGGCACTGTGGTTGATGGGAAGAAGGTAGCTGAAAGCATCGAATTGAAGAAAGGAGATAAAACGATGGCCGAAGAgacaaaggaaaaaattatgGAGGAAATTAAGCTTGTCGAAGAAACAAAAGATG GAGAAGCTAAAACTATGAAGAAAGAGAACTTGGTAGAAAGGTCAAAAACAATAACTTCTACAACTACTACTGAAGCTAAAGTTTCAACCTTAGTTGAAAAACAG GAAGAAAAACCTGCAGGAGTGGAGGATTTGAAGAAAAAGTGA